A part of Leptospira congkakensis genomic DNA contains:
- a CDS encoding class I fructose-bisphosphate aldolase gives MNFDEISKHLGNDAESLLGFKSPKIAKELIHVPGSDWVDRIFAPTDRSVPVLRSIQTLLGSGRLGGTGYVSILPVDQGIEHSAGASFAKNPIYFDGENIIKLAIEGGCNGVATTLGVLGSVARKYAHKIPFILKINHNELLTYPNKSEQILFATVKQAYDQGCVAIGATIYFGSADSGREIVEISKIFQMAHELGMATILWCYVRNNAFKKDKDYHVSADLTGQANHLGVTIQADIIKQKLPENNGGYNVLNQESSYGKTDKRIYTDLTSDHPIDLTRYQVANCYMGRAGLINSGGASGENDLQDAIKTAVINKRAGGMGLISGRKAFQKPMKEGVALLNAIQDVYLSKEVTVA, from the coding sequence TTGAACTTCGACGAAATCTCGAAACATCTTGGAAATGATGCGGAATCCTTACTTGGATTCAAATCGCCTAAAATCGCTAAAGAACTAATCCACGTACCTGGCTCTGACTGGGTTGATAGAATTTTTGCTCCCACAGACAGGTCTGTACCTGTTCTTCGTAGCATCCAAACCTTACTTGGAAGCGGCCGCCTCGGTGGAACTGGATATGTTTCCATCCTGCCGGTAGACCAAGGAATTGAACACTCCGCTGGTGCTTCTTTCGCAAAAAACCCTATTTATTTTGATGGGGAAAACATCATCAAATTGGCTATCGAAGGTGGTTGTAACGGTGTTGCGACAACTCTTGGTGTTCTTGGATCGGTTGCAAGAAAGTATGCTCACAAAATTCCTTTCATTTTGAAGATCAACCACAACGAACTCCTTACGTATCCAAACAAAAGTGAACAAATCCTTTTCGCTACTGTGAAACAAGCATACGACCAAGGTTGTGTTGCGATCGGTGCTACTATTTATTTTGGTTCTGCTGATTCAGGTCGTGAAATCGTTGAGATTTCTAAAATCTTCCAAATGGCTCATGAACTAGGAATGGCAACCATCCTTTGGTGTTATGTAAGAAACAATGCGTTCAAAAAAGATAAAGACTACCATGTTTCTGCTGACTTAACAGGACAAGCAAATCACTTAGGTGTGACCATCCAAGCGGATATCATCAAACAAAAGTTACCTGAGAATAATGGTGGATACAATGTGCTCAACCAAGAGTCTTCTTATGGTAAAACAGACAAACGTATCTACACAGATCTTACTTCTGACCACCCAATTGACCTCACTCGTTACCAAGTAGCAAATTGTTATATGGGAAGAGCAGGACTCATCAACTCTGGTGGAGCTTCTGGAGAAAATGACTTACAAGATGCGATCAAAACTGCCGTGATCAACAAACGTGCTGGCGGAATGGGTCTCATTTCTGGAAGAAAGGCTTTCCAAAAACCAATGAAGGAAGGGGTTGCATTACTCAACGCCATCCAAGACGTATACCTATCGAAAGAAGTCACAGTCGCTTAA
- a CDS encoding PP2C family protein-serine/threonine phosphatase, which yields MSSRKPDYGRYQHLESFIHLSKDAIWCYELDIPMPITLSEEEQMEYIWSHSIVRDCNLAMAKFYGYPTVNDIIGKYLKDLVSLKSVFLLRKFIAESYQLENYEYFVELSDGHQRIFLMNSHGQIQDEHLVRIWGQQIEISSIRESEVKLSGLLRFSQIVSEVSKTFVHSKAEFVSDAIQFALEELGKYSRADRVFVAEISSDKQFLSVSHEWVLEGMPSLFQVGTKLPIAKMNPERLGILASDGVIHIADTSLMVDEPWHLDLFKRAEVRSILVVGLRDEGSVIGILGITTYERIGNWSEETKQLLGLIAGFVSQGLVRAKNEIKLMKKEKILQRFYSDVKEDLALAKLTQEAWVAKDFGEIPNVKIQSRFLPYDEIGGDLILYEKTNEDSIDIFFGDISGHGISSALVSGIAAVSFKKHSKLESSPANILEAMHLELKTIIFKHHISACVLRLFPKERRVEFSFAGHPPVVFWKKNEKVMKLVKDEMYPILLLDHWEGKNISKTFEEGDRLLLYSDGIYELEEAAGGYIGLDIFLQELSEMISVSDSTDSLLKKMIANCLIDKDRIIHDDIAVLFMEF from the coding sequence ATGAGTTCTCGAAAACCTGATTATGGTCGTTACCAACATTTAGAGAGCTTCATCCACCTTTCCAAAGATGCCATCTGGTGTTACGAGTTAGACATTCCTATGCCCATCACTCTTTCTGAAGAGGAGCAGATGGAATACATTTGGAGTCATAGCATTGTTAGGGATTGTAATTTGGCCATGGCCAAGTTTTATGGATACCCAACTGTCAATGATATCATTGGTAAGTATCTAAAAGATTTGGTTAGCCTTAAAAGTGTATTTTTGCTTCGTAAGTTCATTGCCGAGTCTTACCAATTAGAAAATTACGAATACTTTGTTGAGTTGTCAGATGGACACCAACGGATTTTTTTGATGAACTCTCATGGGCAAATACAAGACGAACATCTTGTTCGGATTTGGGGACAACAAATTGAAATTTCTTCCATCAGAGAATCGGAAGTTAAACTTTCTGGTTTACTTCGTTTTTCACAAATTGTTTCGGAAGTATCCAAAACCTTTGTCCATTCGAAAGCTGAATTTGTTTCAGATGCCATCCAATTTGCCCTAGAAGAACTAGGTAAGTATTCCCGTGCCGATCGAGTGTTCGTTGCGGAAATTTCTTCAGACAAACAATTTCTTTCAGTTTCCCACGAATGGGTGTTAGAGGGGATGCCATCCTTATTTCAAGTTGGAACCAAACTTCCCATTGCAAAAATGAATCCTGAACGTTTGGGAATCCTTGCTTCTGACGGTGTAATTCATATTGCGGATACTTCTCTTATGGTCGATGAACCTTGGCATTTGGATCTTTTCAAACGAGCAGAAGTTCGCTCCATCCTTGTTGTGGGTTTACGAGATGAGGGAAGTGTCATTGGGATTCTCGGAATTACTACATATGAAAGGATTGGTAACTGGTCAGAGGAAACAAAGCAACTATTAGGTTTGATCGCGGGGTTTGTTTCGCAAGGTTTGGTTCGTGCAAAAAACGAAATCAAATTAATGAAAAAAGAAAAAATCTTACAAAGATTTTATTCTGATGTAAAAGAAGATTTAGCACTCGCTAAATTAACCCAAGAAGCATGGGTTGCTAAGGATTTTGGTGAAATTCCAAATGTAAAAATTCAATCTCGGTTTTTACCCTATGATGAAATCGGGGGGGACCTGATTTTGTATGAAAAAACAAATGAAGATAGTATTGATATTTTTTTTGGAGATATATCGGGTCATGGAATTTCATCCGCACTTGTTTCTGGGATTGCTGCCGTATCTTTTAAAAAACATTCCAAATTAGAATCAAGTCCTGCAAACATTCTGGAAGCCATGCATTTGGAACTAAAAACTATTATTTTCAAACACCATATCTCCGCCTGTGTCCTTCGCCTTTTTCCAAAAGAAAGAAGGGTGGAGTTCAGTTTCGCCGGACATCCACCGGTAGTATTTTGGAAAAAAAATGAAAAGGTGATGAAACTTGTAAAAGATGAAATGTATCCCATCCTTCTACTCGATCATTGGGAAGGGAAAAATATTTCCAAAACATTTGAAGAGGGAGACCGATTGCTTTTATATTCCGATGGAATTTATGAATTGGAAGAAGCGGCAGGAGGTTATATTGGACTTGATATTTTTTTACAGGAACTTTCTGAAATGATTTCGGTATCTGATTCCACAGATAGCTTACTCAAAAAAATGATTGCTAACTGTTTGATTGACAAGGATCGAATCATCCATGACGATATAGCCGTTCTCTTTATGGAATTTTAA
- a CDS encoding Cys-rich protein — MKKTNRFFSILVLVLFAGSIQAADFPKCKEACDKFYTCSIQVNPTATEEQKTTLKRGCEFNCNRPKYYNKIANCLSGGDTCKAFSTCIMKEMQANK; from the coding sequence ATGAAAAAAACAAACCGTTTCTTTTCAATTTTGGTTCTGGTATTATTTGCCGGTTCCATCCAAGCAGCTGACTTTCCTAAATGTAAAGAGGCCTGCGATAAGTTTTACACTTGCTCAATTCAAGTGAACCCTACTGCTACAGAAGAACAAAAAACAACACTCAAACGTGGATGTGAGTTCAACTGCAACCGTCCCAAATACTACAACAAAATTGCAAACTGCCTCTCTGGTGGTGATACCTGCAAAGCTTTCTCTACTTGCATTATGAAAGAAATGCAAGCCAACAAATAA
- a CDS encoding chromosome segregation SMC family protein, whose amino-acid sequence MHLKSLSIVGFKTFADETEINFDPGFTAVVGPNGSGKSNIVDSVKWVFGEKSAKGLRGEKMDDVIFHGTESRRPAGFSEVSILFDNDDHFFNIDYPSVKITRRLYPDGENEYYLNDIRTTRKDIEKTLLDTGIGKSSYSILEQGRVDQILNSKPEERRAIFEEAAGVSRFKLDRKEATKKLDDTNQNLLRIQDIMNSMVKDLEVKEKQSEKAEQYFKLKSDLDESDKNLRFLKLRDFKRRMKKSDEDLLEIREKNKSILSLIQNETNLISEKETTKEAKEREIAEIDKKLFDHLSKSQIQKEKIAKNKTFILEYELRIGEILSALETENQATIKLEVEKRAIELENERQREIQTTLQEEIQTLESTRVSLELSIKEEEKSIEEKEGRIAENEKRHIILREKQKTVILELIQELENKKRESREGEEIRNADKADLLSDLELYKNKLQVALSHLESSKVSESITNLQEIRLESYSEKLTSFLKREDDFRNLLFDKDGILSKKESIDQEIEDLILENENLTRGIRDHQSNIILHRSHWEETRNHIVELEKKLLESNSRLENQQKEIAVLDERIGEIEKRILGAKEQESVIREKKDSLEKEVEILEKEIEESYQEFLSMSRILESEKETLQSLVEEISGIKSNITKNQEVFQNLLPLLSEKERTSSALKVQIDSLVEELYNDYSLTDSELETERGNLELDQKAEERRLRSSKSEIQLLGSINPLAIEEYRNIKEIYEHNLKQKIDIESSKKDIEEVLKRINEESEKLFQETFEKIKQNFQETFSTLFNGGRATLELTEKEDSLNSGVEIMAEPPGKHVQNLRLLSGGEKSLTAIALLFAIYMVKPSPFCFLDEIDAALDEANKLRFCQILDRFKDKTQFIVVSHAQSTISRANAIFGVTNEEPGISKILSLRLDEAKSLSKQISQKTGTDN is encoded by the coding sequence ATGCATTTAAAGAGCCTAAGTATTGTTGGATTCAAAACGTTTGCAGATGAAACGGAGATCAATTTTGATCCCGGGTTTACTGCTGTCGTCGGACCGAATGGTTCGGGGAAATCAAATATTGTCGATTCCGTTAAATGGGTCTTTGGTGAAAAAAGTGCCAAGGGACTTCGTGGTGAAAAGATGGACGACGTCATCTTCCACGGAACAGAGAGTAGGCGACCTGCTGGATTTTCAGAGGTTTCTATTCTTTTTGATAACGATGACCATTTTTTCAACATTGATTATCCGTCGGTAAAAATCACTCGTCGTTTGTATCCTGATGGGGAAAACGAATATTATCTCAATGATATCAGAACCACAAGAAAGGATATCGAAAAAACCTTACTCGATACTGGAATTGGTAAATCTAGTTATAGCATTTTAGAACAAGGCCGAGTGGACCAAATCCTCAATTCCAAACCAGAAGAAAGAAGAGCCATCTTCGAAGAGGCGGCCGGTGTTTCTCGATTCAAACTCGATCGCAAAGAAGCTACGAAGAAGTTGGATGATACCAATCAGAATCTTCTTCGTATCCAAGACATTATGAACTCCATGGTCAAAGACTTGGAAGTCAAAGAGAAACAATCCGAAAAAGCAGAACAATACTTCAAACTTAAATCTGATTTGGATGAGTCTGATAAAAACCTTAGGTTTTTAAAACTACGCGATTTCAAACGTCGCATGAAAAAATCGGATGAAGATCTTCTCGAGATTCGAGAAAAAAACAAATCCATTTTATCACTCATCCAAAACGAAACCAATTTGATTTCTGAAAAAGAAACCACCAAAGAAGCCAAAGAAAGAGAAATTGCTGAAATCGATAAAAAGTTATTTGATCATCTTTCCAAAAGCCAAATCCAAAAAGAGAAAATAGCAAAAAACAAAACATTTATCTTAGAGTATGAACTTCGGATTGGGGAAATTCTATCTGCTTTAGAAACAGAAAACCAGGCCACAATCAAACTTGAAGTAGAAAAACGTGCGATTGAGTTGGAAAACGAACGCCAAAGAGAAATCCAAACCACTCTCCAGGAAGAAATCCAAACTTTGGAATCTACCCGTGTTTCTTTGGAACTATCTATCAAAGAAGAAGAAAAATCCATTGAGGAAAAAGAAGGTAGGATTGCAGAAAATGAAAAACGCCATATCATCCTCAGAGAAAAACAAAAAACTGTTATACTCGAACTCATCCAAGAGTTAGAAAACAAAAAAAGGGAATCGAGAGAAGGGGAAGAAATTCGTAATGCCGACAAAGCCGATCTTCTTTCCGATTTAGAACTGTATAAAAATAAACTACAGGTTGCCCTTTCTCATTTAGAATCATCTAAAGTATCAGAAAGTATAACTAATTTACAAGAAATTCGGTTAGAAAGTTATTCAGAAAAATTAACTTCATTTTTGAAAAGAGAAGATGATTTTAGAAATTTACTTTTTGATAAAGATGGAATCCTTTCCAAAAAAGAATCTATTGACCAAGAAATCGAAGACTTAATTTTAGAAAACGAAAACCTAACTCGTGGAATTCGAGACCACCAAAGTAATATCATTTTGCATAGAAGTCATTGGGAAGAAACAAGAAACCATATTGTGGAACTTGAAAAAAAACTTCTCGAATCGAATTCTCGTTTAGAAAACCAACAAAAGGAAATTGCCGTCCTTGATGAAAGGATTGGTGAAATTGAGAAAAGGATTTTAGGGGCCAAGGAACAAGAGTCTGTCATTCGCGAAAAGAAAGATAGTTTGGAAAAGGAAGTCGAAATTCTAGAAAAAGAAATCGAAGAATCTTACCAAGAATTCCTTTCTATGAGTCGAATTTTGGAGTCTGAAAAAGAAACCTTACAGTCGCTTGTTGAGGAAATTTCTGGAATCAAATCCAATATCACTAAAAACCAAGAAGTGTTTCAAAACCTTCTTCCTCTTTTGTCCGAAAAAGAAAGAACCAGTTCCGCACTCAAAGTACAAATTGATTCTCTTGTGGAAGAGTTATACAATGATTACTCTTTAACAGACTCCGAGTTAGAAACCGAACGTGGAAACTTAGAGTTGGATCAAAAGGCGGAAGAACGAAGATTACGATCTTCCAAGTCGGAAATTCAACTTCTTGGTTCTATCAATCCACTGGCTATTGAAGAATATCGTAATATCAAAGAAATCTACGAACACAATCTCAAACAAAAGATAGATATTGAAAGTTCCAAAAAAGACATTGAAGAAGTTTTGAAACGAATCAACGAAGAGTCGGAAAAACTTTTCCAAGAAACCTTTGAAAAAATCAAACAAAACTTCCAAGAGACTTTTTCTACATTATTCAATGGGGGAAGGGCCACACTTGAACTTACGGAAAAAGAAGACTCTCTCAATTCCGGGGTGGAGATTATGGCAGAACCACCAGGCAAACATGTGCAGAACTTACGATTGTTGTCAGGGGGAGAGAAGTCTCTCACAGCGATTGCCCTTCTATTTGCGATCTACATGGTAAAACCAAGCCCGTTCTGTTTCTTAGATGAGATAGATGCGGCTTTGGATGAGGCCAATAAACTTAGGTTCTGTCAGATCCTTGACAGGTTCAAAGACAAAACACAGTTTATCGTAGTTTCCCACGCGCAATCTACAATTTCAAGAGCCAACGCTATCTTTGGAGTCACCAACGAAGAACCAGGAATCTCAAAAATCCTTTCTCTTCGTTTGGATGAGGCTAAATCTCTTTCCAAACAAATCTCACAAAAGACCGGAACCGACAACTAG
- the glnA gene encoding type I glutamate--ammonia ligase: MQFATPKFTSGKEVVEYAKKNGVIFYDFRFTDIKGMWHHVSYYVNSVDEETFKGIPFDGSSIARWQPINASDMQLHPEISTAFLDPFTADKTLVMFCDVWDIYKKQYYEKCPRSIAKKALEFMNKSGIADTAYFGPENEFFVFDSLKVRDEINCQYYELDSNEGIWNTHSEIPGSNNTGKINFNSGHRPGTKGGYFPVAPIDSQVDLRAEFVKTLEAIGMETFVVHHEVAQAQGEIGVKFGTLIEAADNVQKLKYIVKMVAHKHGKTATFMPKPLFGDNGNGMHVHISLWKGGKNLFAGDKYQGLSDFAFNYVGGVLKYARACAAFTNASTNSYKRLIPGFEAPSILAYSAQNRSASCRIPFVSGEKAKRVEFRFPDSTANPYLAFASLLMAGMAGVAEKIDPGPAREEDLFELSLDEIREKGIRQMPHTLREAMEEMLAQREIFKQGDVFTENFLQTYQHYKFETEIWPWEGRPHPYEFLTTYSC, from the coding sequence ATGCAGTTCGCAACCCCAAAATTTACTTCCGGAAAGGAAGTGGTTGAGTATGCCAAAAAAAATGGAGTCATTTTCTACGACTTCCGCTTCACGGATATCAAAGGAATGTGGCATCACGTTTCTTATTATGTGAATTCAGTTGATGAAGAAACATTCAAAGGGATTCCTTTTGATGGATCTTCCATTGCTCGTTGGCAGCCAATCAATGCTTCTGACATGCAACTACACCCAGAAATTTCTACGGCTTTTTTAGATCCGTTTACTGCAGACAAAACACTCGTTATGTTTTGCGATGTATGGGACATCTATAAAAAACAATACTATGAAAAATGCCCACGTTCTATTGCAAAAAAAGCATTAGAGTTCATGAACAAATCCGGAATCGCAGACACTGCTTATTTCGGTCCAGAAAATGAATTCTTTGTTTTTGACAGTTTAAAAGTACGTGATGAAATTAACTGCCAATACTACGAATTAGATTCTAATGAAGGAATCTGGAACACTCACTCTGAAATTCCTGGATCAAATAATACAGGAAAAATCAACTTCAACTCCGGACACCGTCCTGGAACTAAAGGTGGATACTTTCCAGTAGCTCCGATTGACTCTCAAGTTGACCTCCGTGCTGAATTTGTAAAAACTCTAGAAGCAATCGGAATGGAAACTTTTGTGGTTCACCACGAAGTAGCGCAAGCACAAGGGGAAATTGGTGTTAAGTTTGGAACTTTGATTGAAGCTGCAGATAACGTTCAAAAGCTAAAATACATAGTAAAGATGGTAGCTCACAAACACGGAAAAACTGCTACTTTTATGCCAAAACCACTTTTTGGTGATAACGGTAACGGTATGCACGTTCATATCTCTCTTTGGAAAGGTGGAAAAAACCTTTTTGCTGGAGATAAATACCAAGGTCTTTCTGACTTCGCATTCAACTATGTTGGTGGAGTTTTGAAATATGCTAGAGCTTGTGCTGCATTCACTAATGCATCCACTAACTCTTACAAACGACTCATTCCAGGATTCGAAGCTCCATCCATTCTAGCATACTCTGCTCAGAACCGTTCTGCTTCTTGCCGTATTCCTTTTGTAAGCGGTGAAAAAGCGAAACGTGTGGAATTCCGATTCCCAGACTCAACAGCTAACCCATATTTGGCGTTTGCTTCCTTACTTATGGCTGGTATGGCTGGTGTCGCTGAAAAAATCGATCCAGGTCCTGCACGTGAAGAAGATCTTTTTGAACTTTCATTGGATGAAATCCGTGAAAAAGGAATTCGCCAAATGCCTCACACACTTCGTGAAGCAATGGAAGAAATGCTTGCTCAAAGAGAAATTTTCAAACAAGGGGATGTGTTTACAGAAAACTTTCTACAAACATACCAACACTACAAGTTTGAAACAGAAATTTGGCCATGGGAAGGTCGCCCTCACCCATACGAATTCCTCACAACTTACTCTTGCTAA
- a CDS encoding 4-alpha-glucanotransferase: MESFENVKKRRAGVLVSLPSIVSEHSFECGDIYSLYPLCDWAKDVGFSIIQLLPLNDTGFGYSPYSAISAFAIDPLYISLYKLNINTKSRKREIKFLQNHPNRIRNLKLEIIRKYYLENKKEAMSEATYFLEKHPWCYSYAAFRLLYEENQGVGWWEWPKEFQNPNHAKEYLFSEKRNEALFWVYLQKIAYDQLSEVKVHFEDSGVYLKGDMPILTSRNSCDVWEHPEYFIMDLQAGAPPDDFSKTGQTWGFPVLNWEVLEKSNYSWWKDRLSYLEKFFHLYRIDHVIGMYRIWSIPKEDDTALKGWFHPQFGITKEEFMKEGLDPKRFESLGLIHEFKSDHYIFYWDFWKEAAYQELAEETKAKLYPLSELHIKEEEKHWRESGERILEIFESFSSMIPCAEDLGSVPSFIRESLFERQMIGIDVVRWTKSFTAGEFIPEESYRKNAISVLSTHDTGLALDWWKNEGDKETKLQFFFDRLKKPRPETDDEILLGLLRFVFGTSSLFSIQLFQDLALGVPSVLENPENHRINLPGTADHSNWTYRFPILMEDFASDFKRNLTLRKLLLDSGRNS; the protein is encoded by the coding sequence TTGGAATCTTTTGAAAATGTAAAAAAAAGAAGGGCAGGGGTACTTGTATCTCTGCCCTCTATTGTTTCTGAACATTCTTTTGAATGTGGTGACATTTATAGTTTATACCCACTTTGTGATTGGGCAAAGGATGTGGGTTTTAGTATCATCCAATTATTACCCTTAAACGATACAGGTTTCGGGTATTCACCTTACAGTGCTATCTCCGCTTTTGCAATTGATCCACTTTATATATCCTTATACAAACTAAACATAAATACAAAGTCTCGTAAACGTGAGATAAAATTTCTCCAAAACCATCCTAATCGCATTCGTAATCTAAAACTAGAAATCATTCGTAAATATTATTTAGAAAACAAGAAAGAAGCCATGAGTGAGGCCACTTACTTTTTGGAAAAACACCCCTGGTGTTATTCTTATGCAGCCTTTCGTCTGTTATATGAAGAAAATCAAGGGGTTGGTTGGTGGGAATGGCCAAAAGAATTCCAAAATCCAAATCATGCCAAAGAATATTTATTTTCAGAGAAAAGAAACGAAGCTTTGTTTTGGGTTTATTTGCAAAAGATCGCTTATGATCAGTTATCTGAAGTAAAAGTCCATTTTGAAGATTCGGGTGTGTATCTAAAGGGTGATATGCCAATCCTCACTTCCCGAAATTCCTGTGATGTTTGGGAACATCCAGAATATTTTATTATGGATTTGCAAGCCGGTGCACCACCGGATGATTTTTCGAAAACTGGGCAAACTTGGGGATTTCCGGTTTTGAACTGGGAAGTATTAGAAAAATCAAATTATTCCTGGTGGAAAGATCGATTGTCGTATTTAGAAAAATTTTTCCATCTCTATCGCATTGATCATGTGATTGGAATGTATCGGATTTGGTCGATTCCCAAAGAAGATGATACAGCTCTCAAGGGTTGGTTCCATCCTCAATTTGGAATCACAAAAGAAGAATTTATGAAAGAAGGATTGGATCCCAAAAGATTTGAATCTTTAGGTCTTATCCATGAATTTAAGTCCGATCATTATATTTTCTATTGGGATTTTTGGAAAGAAGCCGCTTACCAAGAGCTTGCAGAGGAGACCAAAGCCAAACTTTATCCTTTGTCAGAACTACATATCAAAGAAGAGGAAAAACATTGGAGAGAATCAGGGGAAAGGATTTTGGAAATTTTTGAATCCTTTTCTTCGATGATTCCTTGTGCAGAAGATTTGGGATCGGTTCCTTCCTTTATCAGAGAATCCTTATTTGAACGTCAGATGATTGGCATTGATGTGGTTCGTTGGACCAAATCTTTCACCGCAGGTGAATTCATTCCCGAGGAATCCTATAGGAAAAATGCCATTTCTGTTTTATCCACACATGACACAGGTTTGGCGCTTGATTGGTGGAAAAACGAAGGAGATAAAGAAACGAAACTCCAATTTTTTTTTGATCGTTTGAAAAAACCAAGACCGGAAACGGATGATGAAATTCTTCTGGGACTTCTTAGATTTGTGTTTGGAACGAGTAGTCTTTTTTCCATCCAATTGTTTCAGGATTTAGCACTCGGTGTTCCCAGTGTTTTGGAAAACCCGGAAAACCACCGCATCAACCTACCTGGTACAGCGGACCATTCCAACTGGACCTACCGGTTTCCAATTCTTATGGAAGACTTTGCTTCTGATTTCAAACGGAATTTGACTCTCCGCAAACTCCTTCTGGATTCGGGCAGAAATTCATAA
- a CDS encoding response regulator transcription factor codes for MKPRILLVEDDEGLGETLKERLEQDRYRVQWAKTVSEAEILFSPNQFDLVVLDLRLPDGNGFQLAETFLSKEKDIPFLFLTAQAGAQERLRGFELGAAEFIPKPFHLKEFLIRLERVVAQTRPHFGQKWKMNQTEIHLDSFLVKKEDGTSVLLSKRDCALLALLLSDARKVFSRSEILDNIVGEESFPTERTIDNAIVRLRDALGEDSIRNVRGVGYQWVAEILPLK; via the coding sequence ATGAAACCAAGAATTTTACTCGTCGAAGATGATGAGGGTCTCGGCGAAACTTTAAAAGAACGATTGGAACAAGACCGGTATAGAGTCCAGTGGGCAAAAACGGTTTCGGAAGCGGAAATTTTATTTTCCCCGAACCAATTTGATTTGGTAGTCCTTGACTTACGACTTCCGGATGGGAACGGATTCCAACTAGCCGAAACTTTTTTATCCAAAGAAAAAGACATCCCCTTTCTATTTCTCACCGCCCAAGCGGGAGCCCAGGAAAGACTTCGTGGGTTTGAACTAGGGGCAGCCGAATTCATCCCCAAACCTTTCCACCTAAAAGAATTTCTCATCCGTTTGGAAAGAGTGGTCGCCCAAACCCGTCCTCATTTTGGACAAAAATGGAAAATGAACCAAACAGAAATCCATCTGGATTCTTTCCTTGTGAAAAAGGAAGATGGCACATCGGTTTTACTTTCCAAAAGGGACTGCGCCCTCCTTGCCCTCCTACTTTCGGATGCGAGAAAGGTCTTTAGTCGTTCGGAAATTTTGGACAATATTGTGGGCGAAGAAAGTTTTCCGACAGAAAGAACCATCGACAATGCCATAGTCCGGCTTCGGGATGCGCTTGGTGAAGATTCCATCCGCAATGTGCGGGGTGTTGGTTACCAATGGGTGGCCGAAATCTTACCTCTAAAATAG
- a CDS encoding sensor histidine kinase, giving the protein MFFSLAWLFLTLSLGVWWWILGFRQAKTISEISISEARQVELDRVNRMLKLEGSFFLSMLTLGGVTLAVLSYRDHKRSKLISDFFSTVTHEMKTPIASLQLQIEVLLEDSKHPELKKKLEKIWKENQRIESQMGNAFYLASLMQGESLYLESLSISDLCESYSHHEPDLHWNVLVPKETKVYIDKKAFFAMLKNLSENAKRHGKAKTTKLTVAKENNQVTFLLEDDGTGFVGNKKNLTLPFLRHSKTSGSGIGLYIVKKLIEKMKGSLEFPYSSSGFQVKLILKEVP; this is encoded by the coding sequence ATGTTTTTTTCCCTGGCCTGGCTCTTCCTCACACTCTCTTTAGGTGTGTGGTGGTGGATTTTGGGGTTTCGCCAAGCTAAAACCATTTCAGAAATTTCTATCAGTGAAGCAAGGCAAGTAGAACTGGACCGAGTGAATCGGATGTTAAAACTGGAAGGATCTTTTTTTCTTTCTATGCTAACCCTCGGTGGAGTGACCCTCGCTGTTTTATCCTACAGAGATCACAAACGTTCCAAACTCATTTCTGATTTTTTTTCCACTGTCACTCACGAAATGAAAACTCCTATCGCCAGCTTACAGTTGCAAATCGAAGTCTTATTAGAAGATTCAAAACATCCCGAACTAAAGAAGAAATTAGAAAAAATTTGGAAAGAAAACCAAAGAATTGAATCCCAAATGGGGAATGCATTTTATCTCGCAAGCCTGATGCAAGGGGAATCCTTGTATCTAGAATCACTTTCCATTTCTGATTTATGTGAATCCTATTCCCATCATGAACCCGACCTCCATTGGAATGTTTTGGTTCCGAAGGAAACTAAAGTTTATATTGATAAAAAGGCATTTTTTGCAATGTTAAAAAATTTAAGTGAGAATGCAAAACGCCATGGAAAGGCCAAAACAACCAAACTCACAGTGGCAAAAGAAAACAACCAGGTCACCTTTCTTTTAGAAGACGATGGAACTGGCTTTGTAGGGAATAAAAAAAATCTCACATTACCATTCTTACGTCACTCTAAAACAAGCGGGAGTGGAATTGGTTTGTACATCGTTAAAAAACTAATTGAAAAAATGAAAGGTTCCCTAGAATTTCCGTACAGTTCGTCCGGATTCCAAGTGAAACTGATTCTAAAAGAGGTTCCATGA